The Sphingorhabdus sp. Alg231-15 genome has a segment encoding these proteins:
- a CDS encoding LacI family DNA-binding transcriptional regulator produces MATVHKIASATNVRPIEKKRARNQKAVNEGSAPVLNSAPKKAVTSIDVAKKVGCAPTTVSRALRGSSQVSDFLRDKIIRISEEMNYHPNTAASSLRKSAFKNIAIIAGDKLTGIRNTSANRIFRVLEALRENAQRHGYTVSLHIVDDDDFRNSKSLPDYCDAALHLDYDMSLDNERFGVGAKANKVASLSSFAELKGATIASLRNHDIAEYAKQSIDKICLCLGRKDE; encoded by the coding sequence ATGGCAACTGTCCATAAGATCGCATCAGCAACCAATGTGCGTCCCATCGAAAAAAAGCGGGCGCGTAATCAAAAGGCTGTGAACGAGGGATCGGCCCCGGTCTTGAACAGCGCTCCCAAAAAGGCGGTGACTTCGATTGACGTAGCGAAGAAAGTCGGATGTGCCCCTACGACGGTTTCGCGTGCTTTGCGTGGCAGCTCTCAGGTCAGTGATTTTCTGCGGGACAAGATAATCCGTATCTCCGAAGAGATGAATTATCATCCCAATACAGCAGCATCGAGCCTGCGAAAAAGCGCGTTCAAGAATATTGCAATTATCGCCGGCGACAAGTTGACGGGTATAAGAAATACATCGGCAAACCGCATATTCCGCGTTTTGGAAGCGTTACGGGAAAATGCCCAACGTCATGGGTATACCGTATCGCTCCATATAGTTGACGATGATGATTTCAGAAACTCAAAAAGCCTTCCAGACTATTGTGATGCCGCGCTTCATCTCGACTATGATATGAGCCTCGATAACGAGCGGTTCGGTGTTGGAGCCAAAGCCAATAAGGTCGCTTCACTCAGCAGTTTTGCGGAATTGAAAGGCGCGACAATCGCATCCCTGAGAAACCATGATATCGCAGAATATGCGAAACAATCGATCGATAAAATATGCCTGTGTTTGGGACGCAAGGACGAGTAG
- a CDS encoding glutathione S-transferase N-terminal domain-containing protein — protein sequence MTTPHILYGMAGSLYTGKVRAYMRQNHIPFVEHKAGSRRFTEQIVPKVGRWIIPVVETPEGELIQDGTVILDHFEANGASVKSIYPQTPVMRAVAHLFELFGGEGLLRPAMHYRWNFDDVNLPFIRDVFRDVLPNGLDPEAQKAVFDHASGRMRKAAVAFGVTPETFTTVEESYADFLGRYNAHLQQTPFLLGGHATIGDFGLFGPLYPHLARDPKPLHLMQTTAPRVFRWTERMNMPEIFIDEEAERVGDKLFADDEISDTLKSLMYFVAEEYLGEITAHVEFANDWLEKNSEVDPSKMRLGRGIGMTSFNWRGHEITTAVMPYRFFLLQRLTDWIEGLDGPDQQSVRALFAETGLEPILDLKTSRRVERKNHLEVWAD from the coding sequence ATGACCACACCCCATATTCTCTATGGCATGGCCGGTTCACTCTACACCGGTAAGGTGCGCGCCTATATGCGGCAGAATCATATCCCGTTTGTAGAGCACAAGGCAGGCAGCAGGCGGTTTACCGAGCAGATTGTGCCCAAAGTTGGTCGCTGGATCATTCCGGTTGTCGAAACACCGGAAGGAGAATTGATTCAGGATGGCACGGTCATTCTCGATCATTTTGAAGCCAATGGCGCGAGTGTAAAATCCATCTATCCGCAAACGCCGGTCATGCGCGCAGTGGCACATCTGTTCGAGCTGTTTGGCGGTGAGGGCTTGTTGCGCCCCGCGATGCACTATCGCTGGAATTTTGATGATGTGAACTTGCCGTTTATCCGCGATGTATTTCGCGATGTCCTGCCCAATGGCCTTGATCCCGAAGCGCAAAAAGCTGTCTTTGATCATGCCAGTGGACGTATGCGCAAAGCGGCGGTGGCCTTTGGCGTGACGCCAGAAACCTTCACGACGGTGGAAGAAAGCTATGCCGATTTTCTCGGTCGCTATAACGCACATTTGCAGCAGACACCCTTTCTGCTTGGTGGTCATGCAACCATCGGCGATTTTGGGTTGTTCGGACCGCTCTATCCACACCTGGCACGCGATCCCAAGCCGCTCCACCTGATGCAAACGACCGCTCCAAGGGTGTTCCGCTGGACAGAACGGATGAACATGCCGGAGATATTTATCGACGAAGAGGCGGAGCGGGTTGGCGACAAGCTGTTCGCTGATGACGAGATTTCCGACACGCTGAAATCACTGATGTATTTTGTCGCAGAGGAATATCTTGGCGAAATTACGGCCCATGTTGAGTTCGCCAATGATTGGCTGGAGAAAAATTCGGAAGTCGATCCCAGCAAAATGCGACTTGGCCGGGGAATCGGCATGACCAGTTTTAACTGGCGCGGACATGAGATCACGACAGCGGTAATGCCCTATCGTTTCTTCCTGCTCCAGCGCCTGACTGACTGGATCGAGGGCCTGGACGGGCCAGATCAACAGTCCGTTCGTGCGCTTTTTGCCGAAACCGGCCTCGAACCAATTCTCGACCTGAAAACCAGCCGCAGAGTTGAACGGAAGAACCACCTGGAAGTCTGGGCGGATTGA
- a CDS encoding long-chain-acyl-CoA synthetase, which produces MLKTLKRNFAFARRISSVLRSIKDLQPDSPVTMADEFEATVDRSPDSAVFVFEGQTLTYRAFDGRANQIANWAIEQGFKSGDTVALIMENCPDFVAIWFGLSKIGVITALINTNLEGAGLKHCIDIVNSNAIIAAGVQAQRAEAIRDTLADDIVIWNFDGKTGEDLQAQLAKHSQDRPDPAIRSHIRGSDTCLYIYTSGTTGLPKAAKITQMRIRGTSRTAIALSGVKAGDRVYNVLPLYHITGGGMGITGPLYVGATVILRRKFSASAFWDDATDNEASLFVYIGELCRYLINADPHPKETSHQMRAGFGNGLRGDVWRSFIDRFEIPTMHEIYGSTEGNVAFVNFDGKIGAVGQMPKWIEKKMGVALVKFDVVEEQPIRDGNGFCIKAGVDEPGEALGRIGTSGRESFSGYHEKKATESKILTDVFEPGDRWFRTGDLMRRDAEGYVYFVDRIGDTFRWKGENVATNEVCDALSKYPAIDLANVYGVEVPETEGRAGMAAITVGDGFDIGGLREHLAAHLPVYAVPLFIRIQPEAETTGTFKFRKVELVKEGFDIEAVDDQIWFLEPGQQNFIKLGADQHDRINNGDYRF; this is translated from the coding sequence ATGCTGAAAACCCTCAAGAGAAACTTTGCATTTGCGAGACGCATTTCCAGTGTTCTACGCAGCATAAAGGATTTGCAACCGGACTCGCCTGTAACAATGGCCGATGAGTTTGAAGCCACCGTCGATCGATCCCCCGATTCCGCCGTTTTCGTCTTTGAAGGACAAACTCTAACTTATCGCGCTTTTGATGGGCGCGCTAACCAGATTGCTAACTGGGCCATCGAGCAAGGTTTTAAATCTGGCGACACCGTTGCGCTAATCATGGAAAATTGTCCCGACTTTGTGGCGATCTGGTTCGGTCTTTCAAAAATTGGTGTGATTACCGCACTGATCAATACCAATCTGGAAGGCGCCGGGCTCAAACATTGCATCGATATTGTGAACAGCAATGCAATCATTGCAGCCGGCGTTCAGGCCCAGCGAGCTGAAGCCATAAGGGATACGCTTGCTGATGACATAGTGATCTGGAACTTTGACGGCAAAACAGGAGAGGACCTGCAAGCCCAGCTTGCAAAACATAGCCAAGATCGCCCCGATCCTGCAATTCGTTCGCATATTCGCGGATCAGACACTTGTCTCTATATCTATACATCGGGCACCACCGGTCTGCCGAAAGCGGCCAAAATCACGCAAATGCGCATCCGCGGGACATCGCGTACAGCGATTGCGTTAAGCGGAGTTAAAGCCGGAGACCGCGTCTATAATGTTCTCCCGCTCTATCATATTACCGGCGGAGGCATGGGCATTACCGGCCCGCTTTACGTGGGCGCGACTGTTATATTGCGGCGTAAATTTTCCGCCTCCGCTTTTTGGGATGACGCGACTGACAATGAAGCGAGTTTGTTCGTCTATATTGGTGAGCTCTGCCGCTATTTGATCAATGCTGACCCGCATCCCAAAGAGACCAGTCACCAAATGCGTGCCGGTTTTGGCAACGGTTTGCGTGGTGACGTATGGCGATCCTTCATTGATCGGTTCGAGATTCCAACCATGCACGAGATTTATGGCTCAACGGAAGGTAATGTCGCGTTCGTCAATTTTGATGGAAAAATTGGGGCTGTTGGCCAGATGCCCAAATGGATTGAAAAGAAGATGGGCGTTGCTCTTGTGAAATTTGATGTCGTCGAGGAACAGCCTATCCGCGATGGAAACGGATTTTGCATCAAGGCAGGTGTTGACGAACCCGGAGAAGCGCTCGGGCGAATTGGAACCAGCGGGCGCGAGTCATTTTCCGGCTATCATGAAAAGAAGGCCACCGAGTCCAAAATTCTCACTGACGTGTTTGAACCAGGCGACCGCTGGTTTCGGACTGGCGACCTGATGCGCCGCGATGCTGAAGGTTACGTCTATTTTGTTGACCGCATTGGCGACACATTTCGCTGGAAAGGCGAGAATGTTGCAACAAATGAAGTATGCGACGCGCTTTCCAAATATCCAGCAATTGATCTCGCCAATGTTTACGGCGTGGAGGTTCCTGAAACAGAAGGACGTGCGGGCATGGCTGCCATTACCGTAGGCGATGGATTTGATATTGGCGGGCTGCGCGAACATTTGGCGGCGCATCTTCCCGTCTACGCAGTACCGCTGTTCATTCGTATTCAGCCGGAAGCAGAGACCACTGGCACGTTCAAATTCCGCAAGGTCGAGCTGGTGAAGGAAGGCTTTGATATTGAGGCGGTTGACGATCAGATTTGGTTCCTTGAGCCAGGACAACAGAACTTCATCAAACTCGGCGCCGACCAGCATGACCGTATCAACAATGGTGATTATCGCTTCTAA
- a CDS encoding DJ-1/PfpI family protein, protein MKKKLLTIFGLLALTIVILAMAAPSIVHALGLHPDYDGPSYKLPGKKALIIATNHGVLNKPGETTGDPTGVMASEFTHPYYGFLDAGMDVDIASIKGGVIPVDPQTLSRMAITPEDKRYLEDPVLRGKIKNSIKIDDLDFTQYDAIFISGGWGAAYDLGYSEKLGEKISDAYFAKRPIIGSVCHGALGLINAKDEDGKPIIAGRKATGVSDKQIKELGVSMTPMHPETELRKAGALYESSTAFRDMFATHVVIDDEKRFVTGQNQNSGHVTAHKMMEIISKLPAAPASKDEETTE, encoded by the coding sequence ATGAAAAAGAAACTGCTCACTATCTTCGGCTTGTTAGCCCTGACCATCGTCATATTGGCAATGGCTGCTCCATCGATCGTCCACGCGCTGGGCTTACATCCCGACTATGATGGACCGAGTTACAAGTTGCCTGGGAAAAAGGCGCTGATCATCGCAACCAATCACGGCGTGCTCAACAAGCCGGGTGAGACAACGGGCGATCCAACCGGAGTCATGGCATCGGAGTTTACCCATCCCTATTATGGATTTCTTGACGCCGGGATGGATGTCGATATTGCCAGTATCAAGGGTGGTGTGATTCCCGTTGATCCGCAGACCCTCAGCCGGATGGCCATCACGCCGGAGGATAAACGCTATCTCGAAGACCCGGTTCTACGGGGCAAGATCAAGAACAGTATCAAGATTGATGACCTCGATTTCACGCAATATGACGCAATCTTCATATCGGGCGGCTGGGGCGCTGCTTATGATCTCGGCTATTCTGAAAAGCTGGGAGAGAAAATCAGCGATGCCTATTTTGCCAAGAGGCCAATTATCGGTTCGGTATGTCACGGCGCATTAGGCTTAATCAACGCCAAGGATGAGGATGGAAAACCAATCATCGCTGGCAGAAAAGCTACGGGTGTCAGTGATAAACAGATCAAAGAACTGGGCGTAAGCATGACCCCGATGCATCCGGAAACGGAGCTTCGCAAAGCGGGTGCGCTCTATGAAAGCAGCACCGCCTTTCGCGACATGTTTGCAACCCATGTTGTGATCGATGACGAGAAACGTTTTGTGACTGGGCAAAACCAGAATAGCGGCCATGTCACAGCCCATAAGATGATGGAGATTATTTCCAAACTGCCTGCCGCCCCGGCATCGAAAGATGAGGAAACTACAGAATGA
- a CDS encoding sulfatase-like hydrolase/transferase: MKKRTFILFRTALASVLLIAFSNAASAQSSRPNIVFILADDLGFTDTAPYGSEINTPTISALAAKGLRFSNYHTAGSCAPSRAMLLTGVDSHRAGVPNIPEMLPPEQTQYSHYRGVLGRNVVTIATLLQDQGYHTYIAGKWHLGMTPDLLPSARGFERSFIMADSGADNWEQKPYLPIYKQANWFADGKRTTLPDDFYSSRFLIDKTIEFIDENAGDGAPFLAYVPFQAVHLPVQAPQEFIDRYMDTYDGGWDELRRQRYLRAVELGLVPKNSAMVDMQTTADWDKLTPKQKKYQAKRMAVYAAMVEAMDFHIGRLIAHLKSIGEYENTIFVFTSDNGAEPSGPADPDTALTRFALTRQDYKNDYETLGLKGSFNSIGPSFASAAASPLSYYKFYSGEGGMRVPLIIAGEVLPSQSAMTSAFAFATDIAPTILELAGAEKPLPRFGALRYGGREVEAMTGRSLVPLINGEQDRIYEPDEPIGYELGGNSALFQGDYKIVLNRGPVGDGQWYLYNIVDDPGETRDLSKSEPKRFQKMLNAYVRYTKENGVLPVPKGFNAQQQVALNGLREQAGPAILISILLLLFVSPFVLYARARRKQ, translated from the coding sequence ATGAAAAAGCGCACTTTCATTCTATTCCGCACCGCTCTCGCCAGTGTGCTTTTGATTGCTTTTAGCAATGCAGCCAGCGCCCAATCTTCCCGGCCCAATATTGTTTTCATCCTCGCCGATGATTTGGGTTTTACCGATACCGCGCCCTATGGCAGCGAGATCAACACGCCGACCATATCTGCGCTGGCGGCCAAGGGCTTGCGCTTTTCCAACTATCACACCGCAGGCAGCTGCGCGCCCTCGCGTGCGATGCTGCTGACCGGTGTGGATAGTCATCGGGCGGGGGTTCCGAATATCCCTGAAATGCTCCCGCCCGAGCAGACACAATACTCCCATTATCGCGGCGTTTTGGGCCGCAATGTCGTGACCATCGCGACGCTTTTGCAGGATCAGGGCTATCACACCTATATCGCCGGCAAATGGCATCTCGGGATGACGCCCGATTTGCTGCCCAGCGCGCGCGGCTTTGAGCGCAGCTTCATCATGGCCGATTCCGGCGCGGATAATTGGGAGCAGAAACCCTATCTGCCAATTTATAAGCAGGCCAACTGGTTCGCCGATGGCAAGCGGACCACGCTCCCCGATGATTTCTATTCCTCGCGATTTCTGATCGACAAGACCATAGAATTTATCGATGAAAATGCGGGCGATGGCGCACCGTTTCTGGCCTATGTCCCATTTCAGGCGGTGCACTTGCCAGTGCAGGCGCCGCAGGAGTTTATTGACCGTTATATGGATACTTATGACGGCGGCTGGGATGAACTCAGGCGGCAGCGCTATCTGAGGGCGGTGGAACTTGGCTTGGTTCCCAAAAACAGCGCGATGGTTGATATGCAAACCACTGCGGATTGGGACAAGCTCACGCCAAAGCAGAAAAAATACCAGGCCAAACGCATGGCGGTCTATGCGGCGATGGTCGAGGCTATGGATTTTCACATCGGCCGTCTAATCGCGCATCTCAAAAGCATTGGTGAATATGAGAATACGATATTTGTTTTCACCTCAGACAACGGTGCGGAACCCAGCGGTCCTGCCGACCCCGATACGGCGCTGACTCGATTTGCGCTTACGCGGCAGGACTATAAAAATGACTATGAAACACTCGGCCTGAAAGGCAGTTTCAACAGCATCGGTCCCAGCTTCGCAAGCGCTGCCGCTTCGCCTTTGTCCTACTACAAATTCTATTCCGGCGAAGGCGGTATGCGCGTGCCGCTGATCATTGCCGGTGAGGTCCTGCCATCGCAATCTGCTATGACCAGTGCCTTCGCTTTTGCCACCGATATCGCGCCCACCATCCTCGAGCTGGCCGGTGCGGAGAAACCTCTGCCAAGATTTGGTGCCTTGCGTTATGGAGGCCGGGAAGTGGAGGCCATGACCGGGCGCAGCCTTGTCCCGCTGATCAACGGTGAACAAGACCGCATATACGAGCCGGATGAACCGATTGGCTATGAACTGGGCGGAAACAGTGCGCTGTTTCAAGGGGATTACAAGATTGTCCTCAACCGGGGCCCGGTAGGCGATGGACAATGGTATCTCTACAACATTGTGGACGATCCCGGTGAAACGCGGGATCTGTCAAAAAGCGAGCCGAAGCGCTTTCAGAAAATGCTTAATGCCTATGTCCGGTACACGAAAGAAAATGGTGTGCTTCCTGTTCCAAAGGGCTTCAATGCGCAGCAGCAAGTCGCTCTCAACGGACTGCGCGAACAGGCGGGGCCTGCGATCCTGATCAGCATTCTCTTGTTACTGTTTGTATCGCCATTCGTCCTTTACGCACGCGCAAGACGCAAACAATGA
- a CDS encoding glutathione S-transferase N-terminal domain-containing protein — MTLKLHFAPNSRASRISWLLEELELPYELNAMAFHPKDLKSDEHRGRHPLGRIPVLEDGDVSIYESGAIVEYILERHKNGGLKPAVDDPNYPYYLQWFHYCEGMVMPPVNTIVVHTLLLPPDRQDETVREQAKRLLTKAWKPVDEALERKDYLIGNFSGADIMLGHAAFMSNRLGCVTDDMPNLKAYVQRITERPAFAKAITMGT; from the coding sequence ATGACACTCAAACTGCACTTCGCCCCGAACAGCCGAGCCAGCCGGATCAGCTGGCTGCTTGAAGAGCTGGAACTGCCCTATGAGCTTAACGCCATGGCTTTTCATCCCAAGGATCTGAAATCGGATGAGCATCGCGGTCGCCATCCGCTGGGGCGTATTCCGGTGCTAGAGGATGGCGATGTGTCGATTTATGAGTCCGGTGCGATCGTCGAATATATCCTCGAGCGCCACAAAAACGGAGGTTTGAAACCGGCGGTCGATGATCCGAACTACCCCTATTACCTGCAATGGTTTCACTATTGCGAAGGCATGGTGATGCCGCCGGTCAACACCATCGTGGTTCACACATTATTGCTGCCGCCCGATCGACAGGACGAAACCGTGCGTGAGCAGGCCAAGCGCCTGCTGACCAAGGCTTGGAAACCGGTGGACGAAGCCCTCGAACGAAAGGATTATCTGATCGGTAATTTCTCCGGTGCGGATATCATGCTCGGCCATGCTGCTTTTATGAGCAACCGCCTGGGCTGCGTGACCGATGATATGCCGAACCTGAAGGCCTATGTGCAGCGGATTACTGAAAGACCGGCCTTTGCCAAGGCGATTACAATGGGAACCTAG
- a CDS encoding DUF2855 family protein — MTKVTELWVTRDKLRETRIVESDQKPLENGQIRVAIDKMGLTANNVSYAVSGDAIGYWKYFPAEGAWGKVPGWAMADVVESRSDAISEGERLYGFFPMASEVILEPGRTADDFFMDEAPHRAELPALYNQYRRTRSEPEFLQSLENERCLLFPLFVTSFVLYDYLIDNAFFGAQQIIIGSVSSKTGFGLTHLLKNDPEVSQKVVGLTSSGNVGFVENLGCCDQIVTYGEADDIDRSLPSAWIDMSGDGPLTGELHRLMGDNMVESCIVGATHWEAERKRDKNLPGALPTFFFAPGHIAKRDAEWGAGEIWRRGSEAGAEIAKSVSDQIAVERISGASEVAAIWREMLDNNVSPSRGIMIAI, encoded by the coding sequence ATGACTAAAGTCACTGAATTATGGGTAACCCGCGACAAATTGCGCGAAACAAGGATTGTCGAAAGCGACCAAAAACCCCTTGAAAACGGCCAGATCCGCGTTGCCATCGACAAGATGGGGCTGACCGCGAATAACGTCAGCTATGCCGTTTCTGGTGACGCGATCGGATATTGGAAATATTTTCCGGCCGAAGGCGCATGGGGCAAAGTCCCCGGCTGGGCGATGGCGGACGTGGTCGAATCACGCAGCGACGCCATTTCTGAAGGCGAACGGCTATATGGTTTCTTCCCGATGGCCAGCGAGGTGATCCTGGAACCCGGTCGCACGGCAGATGATTTCTTCATGGACGAGGCGCCGCACCGCGCCGAGCTTCCTGCGCTCTACAATCAGTATCGCCGGACGCGGAGCGAACCGGAATTTCTGCAATCCCTCGAAAATGAGCGTTGTCTTCTGTTCCCGCTCTTCGTCACATCCTTTGTTCTCTACGATTACCTGATCGACAACGCATTCTTCGGCGCGCAGCAGATCATTATCGGTTCGGTATCATCGAAGACCGGCTTCGGTCTAACCCACCTGCTCAAGAATGATCCAGAGGTGAGCCAGAAAGTTGTGGGTCTAACATCGTCCGGCAATGTGGGCTTTGTCGAAAACCTGGGCTGTTGCGACCAGATTGTGACCTATGGCGAGGCAGACGATATCGACAGGAGCCTTCCATCAGCGTGGATCGATATGTCAGGCGACGGCCCGCTCACCGGTGAACTGCATCGACTGATGGGCGACAACATGGTTGAAAGCTGTATCGTCGGCGCTACTCACTGGGAGGCGGAGCGCAAACGCGACAAGAACTTGCCGGGTGCTTTGCCCACCTTCTTCTTTGCCCCTGGACACATTGCCAAGCGCGATGCCGAATGGGGTGCAGGCGAGATATGGCGACGCGGTTCTGAGGCCGGCGCCGAAATTGCCAAATCGGTGTCGGACCAGATTGCGGTCGAGAGGATATCGGGTGCGAGTGAAGTCGCCGCGATCTGGAGGGAGATGCTTGACAACAATGTTTCACCAAGCCGCGGAATCATGATTGCGATCTAA
- a CDS encoding haloalkane dehalogenase, which translates to MEFLRTPDECFENLADYPFAANYVDVSDFEGSTLRLAYVDEGPRDGQPVVMIHGNPTWSYMWRKLIPVLAENGYRAIAIDLIGMGRSDKPARMRDYTIARHEAWVKEALFEKLDLENAHFILHDWGGIIGLRAIADNQDRIASVIMSNTGFPVRDPDEAITQMARKGAKMLRGFQLYIRFRKNWEHWKTLRKLVLSEMPDADVAGFAAPYPDKRYLTGNRQFTQMLPTRNDNPILTENWQALQRLKNLEKPFLNLFSDKDQVAPQGFNSVRPIIPGTRNHEPVILKDGSHFLLEDVPQEYTAEALNFLKSVETG; encoded by the coding sequence ATGGAGTTTCTACGCACACCAGACGAGTGTTTTGAAAATCTGGCAGACTACCCGTTCGCCGCGAACTACGTGGATGTATCGGATTTTGAAGGCAGCACCCTGCGTTTGGCTTATGTCGATGAGGGGCCACGCGATGGGCAGCCAGTTGTGATGATCCATGGCAATCCGACATGGTCCTATATGTGGCGTAAGCTGATCCCGGTGCTCGCCGAGAACGGATACCGCGCCATTGCCATCGATCTGATCGGCATGGGGCGATCGGACAAGCCGGCCAGGATGAGGGACTACACAATCGCTCGTCACGAAGCATGGGTGAAGGAAGCGCTCTTCGAAAAGCTCGACTTGGAGAATGCCCATTTTATCCTGCATGACTGGGGGGGGATTATCGGTCTGCGCGCGATTGCCGATAATCAGGACCGAATTGCCAGCGTTATCATGTCGAACACCGGCTTTCCTGTACGCGACCCGGATGAGGCTATCACACAAATGGCACGTAAGGGCGCAAAGATGCTGCGGGGCTTTCAGCTCTATATTCGGTTCCGGAAGAACTGGGAACATTGGAAAACGCTGCGCAAGCTAGTGCTGTCCGAAATGCCCGATGCAGATGTGGCAGGGTTTGCAGCACCATATCCCGACAAAAGATATCTAACCGGGAACCGCCAGTTCACCCAGATGCTGCCAACTCGCAACGACAATCCCATTTTGACGGAAAACTGGCAGGCATTGCAAAGGCTCAAAAACCTTGAAAAGCCATTCCTCAATCTTTTCTCTGACAAAGACCAGGTTGCCCCACAGGGCTTCAATAGTGTGCGACCAATCATTCCGGGAACCCGGAACCATGAACCAGTCATCCTCAAGGATGGGTCCCATTTCCTGCTTGAGGATGTGCCACAAGAATATACCGCCGAGGCCTTGAATTTCCTCAAATCAGTGGAGACCGGGTGA
- a CDS encoding NADP-dependent oxidoreductase — MTDKKPVQIRMSDYPATGNARDIWRVTHDSLRPVEDGEVLVRLDYISIDPGMRGWITNKRSYMPPVKPGGVMRAFGVGEIVESRATGLAVGDQVTGFTGVQTHGVFKQENLRKVGIPGVPPHTFLSGLGMTGYTGYFGMTDIGQPKEGETVVVSAASGAVGSIAAQIAKLAGARVVGIAGGPDKCSYLIDELGLDAAIDYKKGDISAALNANCPDGIDLYFDNVGGDILSAVLNQMNYQGRIVVCGGISQYGDFASAAGPANFMTVVTHSLSMRGFTMRDYMHRVPEALDWLVPAWKERRIKFREHIVEGIENFPNAFDMIFDGKNHGKLLLKLG, encoded by the coding sequence ATGACAGACAAAAAGCCAGTACAAATCCGGATGTCAGACTATCCAGCTACCGGGAATGCACGCGATATTTGGCGAGTCACCCATGATTCCCTTCGCCCCGTTGAAGATGGGGAAGTGTTGGTTCGGCTCGACTATATTTCCATTGATCCAGGCATGCGTGGCTGGATCACCAACAAGCGCAGCTATATGCCACCAGTAAAACCGGGCGGCGTCATGCGCGCCTTTGGTGTGGGTGAGATAGTCGAATCTCGGGCGACAGGACTTGCTGTGGGCGATCAGGTTACAGGATTCACCGGTGTACAGACGCATGGTGTTTTCAAACAGGAGAACTTGCGGAAGGTCGGAATTCCCGGCGTTCCTCCGCATACATTTCTCTCTGGTCTCGGCATGACTGGCTACACCGGGTATTTTGGCATGACAGATATCGGTCAACCCAAAGAGGGCGAAACGGTGGTAGTATCTGCGGCATCAGGTGCTGTTGGCAGTATTGCAGCCCAGATAGCCAAGCTGGCCGGTGCACGGGTTGTCGGCATTGCCGGTGGTCCGGACAAATGCAGCTATCTGATTGATGAACTGGGTCTGGACGCTGCAATTGATTACAAAAAGGGGGATATCAGTGCCGCGCTAAACGCAAATTGCCCGGACGGCATCGACCTCTATTTTGACAATGTTGGTGGTGACATTCTGAGTGCTGTATTGAACCAGATGAATTATCAGGGCCGAATTGTCGTGTGCGGCGGCATTTCTCAATATGGCGATTTCGCGAGCGCAGCCGGCCCGGCCAACTTCATGACTGTTGTAACCCACAGCCTCTCCATGCGCGGCTTTACAATGCGTGACTATATGCACCGCGTTCCGGAAGCGCTCGATTGGCTTGTTCCGGCATGGAAAGAGCGTCGGATCAAATTTCGTGAGCATATCGTGGAGGGAATAGAAAACTTTCCGAATGCCTTCGATATGATCTTTGATGGCAAAAACCACGGCAAATTGCTGCTTAAACTAGGGTAA